A single window of Onychomys torridus chromosome 8, mOncTor1.1, whole genome shotgun sequence DNA harbors:
- the Gaa gene encoding lysosomal alpha-glucosidase — translation MNIRRPLCPNPLIGVCTFISLTSAIILGHLMLRDFLLLPQDLHESSPGLQKTFRPHHWEGYGPRPQHIQKHPDHPAAVSIQCDVPPNSRFDCAPDKGISQEQCEARGCCYVPAGPVLKGSLIGQPWCFFPPSYPSYRLENLSSTEMGYTATLTRTRPTFFPKDVLSLQLDVLMETDSRLHFMIKDPTNKRYEVPLETPRVLSQAPSPLYSVEFSEEPFGVIVRRKLDGRVLLNTTVAPLFFADQFLQLSTSLPSQHITGLAEHLSPLLLRTEWTRITLWNRDMAPLQGANLYGSHPFYLALEDGGLAHGVFLLNSNAMDVILQPSPALTWRSTGGILDVYVFLGPDPKSVVQQYLDVVGHPFMPPYWGLGFHLCRWGYSSTAIIRQVVENMTRTHFPLDVQWNDLDYMDARRDFTFNQDGFADFPDLVRELHQGGRRYMMIVDPAISSSGPAGSYRPYDEGLRRGVFITNETGQPLVGKVWPGFTVFPDFTNPETLDWWQDMVSEFHAQVPFDGMWIDMNEPSNFIRGSQQGCPDNELENPPYVPGVVGGALQAATICASSRQFLSTHYNLHNLYGLTEAMASNRALVKTRGTRPFVISRSTFAGHGQYAGHWTGDVWSTWEHLSYSVAEILQFNLLGVPLVGADICGFLGNASEELCVRWTQLGAFYPFMRNHNDLNSMPQEPYRFSETAQQAMRRAFTLRYALLPYLYTLFHGAHIRGDTVARPLFLEFPEDPNTWAVDRQLLWGSALLITPVLEPGKTEVTGYFPEGTWYNLQVVPVEDLGSLPSPPPSPPSPLRSAVLSKGEWLTLEAPLDTINVHLRAGYIIPLQGPSLTTTESRKQPMALAVALAESGEACGDLFWDDGESLGVLERGAYTLVTFLAKNNTIVNKLVHVTKEGANLQLRKVTVLGVTPAPTQVLSNGVPVSNFTYSPDSKTLAIPVSLLMGEEFQIDWS, via the exons ATGAATATAAGGAGACCACTCTGCCCTAACCCCCTGATTGGGGTCTGCACCTTCATCTCCTTGACTTCTGCTATCATTCTGGGCCATCTCATGCTCCGTGACTTCCTGCTGCTTCCCCAAGACCTTCATGAGTCCTCTCCAGGACTACAGAAGACTTTTAGACCTCACCACTGGGAAGGTTACGGGCCAAGGCCCCAGCACATCCAGAAGCACCCTGACCATCCTGCAGCAGTGTCCATACAGTGTGACGTGCCCCCCAACAGCCGCTTTGACTGTGCCCCAGACAAGGGCATCTCCCAGGAGCAGTGCGAAGCCCGTGGCTGCTGCTATGTCCCAGCAGGGCCAGTGTTGAAGGGGTCACTGATAGGGCAACCCTGGTGTTTCTTCCCTCCCAGTTATCCAAGCTACCGGCTAGAGAACTTGAGCTCTACAGAGATGGGGTACACAGCCACCCTGACCCGAACCAGGCCAACCTTCTTCCCAAAGGATGTGCTGAGCTTACAGCTGGATGTGCTGATGGAGACCGATAGCCGCCTCCACTTCATG ATCAAAGATCCCACTAATAAACGCTACGAGGTGCCCCTGGAGACCCCGCGTGTCCTGAGCCAGGCACCATCCCCACTCTATAGTGTGGAATTCTCAGAGGAGCCCTTTGGAGTGATTGTTCGCAGGAAGCTAGATGGCCGGGTGCT GCTGAACACTACCGTGGCCCCCCTGTTCTTTGCTGACCAGTTCTTACAGCTGTCCACGTCACTGCCCTCCCAACACATCACAGGCCTCGCTGAGCACCTCAGCCCGCTCCTGCTCAGAACTGAATGGACTCGGATAACCCTCTGGAACCGGGACATGGCACCCTTG CAAGGTGCCAACCTCTATGGGTCACACCCTTTCTACCTGGCGCTAGAGGACGGTGGCTTGGCTCATGGTGTCTTCCTGCTAAACAGCAATGCCATGG ACGTGATCCTGCAGCCCAGCCCGGCCCTCACCTGGAGGTCAACAGGTGGGATCTTGGATGTGTACGTGTTCCTAGGCCCAGATCCCAAGAGCGTTGTGCAGCAGTACCTGGATGTTGTGG GACACCCTTTCATGCCGCCATACTGGGGCCTGGGTTTCCACCTCTGCCGCTGGGGCTACTCCTCCACTGCCATCATCCGCCAGGTGGTGGAGAACATGACCAGAACGCACTTCCCCCTG GATGTACAGTGGAATGACCTGGACTACATGGACGCCCGCAGGGACTTCACCTTCAACCAGGATGGCTTTGCAGACTTCCCAGACCTGGTGCGCGAGCTCCACCAGGGTGGCCGGCGGTACATGATGATCGTG GACCCGGCCATCAGCAGTTCAGGCCCTGCTGGGAGCTACAGGCCCTATGATGAGGGTCTTCGGAGGGGCGTGTTCATCACCAACGAGACGGGGCAGCCACTGGTTGGGAAG GTATGGCCTGGATTCACCGTCTTCCCCGATTTCACCAACCCTGAGACCCTTGACTGGTGGCAGGACATGGTGTCTGAGTTCCACGCCCAGGTGCCCTTTGATGGAATGTGGATT GACATGAACGAACCATCCAACTTCATTAGAGGCTCCCAACAGGGCTGCCCTGACAATGAATTGGAGAACCCACCCTATGTGCCCG GGGTGGTTGGTGGGGCCTTGCAGGCAGCCACCATCTGTGCCTCCAGCCGCCAGTTCCTCTCCACACACTACAATCTCCACAACCTGTATGGCTTGACGGAAGCCATGGCCTCCAACAG GGCCCTAGTGAAGACCCGGGGAACACGACCCTTTGTGATCTCCCGCTCAACCTTCGCTGGCCACGGCCAGTACGCTGGCCACTGGACAGGGGATGTGTGGAGCACCTGGGAGCACCTTTCTTACTCTGTAGCAG AAATCCTGCAGTTTAACCTGCTAGGCGTGCCCCTGGTCGGGGCAGACATCTGTGGCTTCCTGGGAAATGCATCAGAGGAGCTGTGTGTACGCTGGACCCAGCTGGGGGCCTTCTACCCCTTCATGCGGAACCACAATGACCTCAATAGCATG CCTCAGGAGCCATACAGATTCAGCGAGACAGCTCAGCAGGCCATGAGGAGGGCCTTCACTCTGCGCTATGCCCTCCTGCCCTACCTGTACACTCTATTCCATGGTGCCCACATCAGAGGGGACACAGTGGCCCGGCCTCTCTTCCTGGA GTTCCCTGAGGATCCCAACACCTGGGCTGTGGACCGCCAGCTCTTGTGGGGCTCAGCCCTGCTCATCACACCTGTGCTTGAACCTGGGAAAACTGAAGTGACTGGCTACTTCCCCGAGGGCACGTGGTACAACCTGCAGGTG GTACCAGTGGAAGATCTTGGCAGCCTCccatctccaccaccatctcctccATCACCCCTCAGATCTGCTGTCCTCAGCAAGGGGGAGTGGTTGACACTTGAAGCCCCACTGGACACCATCAATGTGCACCTGAGGGCAGGATACATCATACCACTACAG GGTCCCAGCCTCACAACCACAGAGTCCCGAAAGCAGCCCATGGCCCTGGCTGTGGCATTAGCAGAAAGCGGCGAGGCCTGTGGAGATCTGTTCTGGGATGATGGAGAGAGCCTTGGGGTTCTGGAGCGTGGGGCCTACACACTGGTCACCTTCTTGGCCAAGAAC AATACCATCGTGAACAAGTTGGTACACGTGACCAAGGAGGGGGCTAACCTACAGCTGAGGAAGGTGACCGTCTTGGGAGTgaccccagcacctacacaggTCCTTTCCAATGGTGTCCCTGTCTCCAATTTCACCTACAGCCCTGACAGCAAG ACCCTGGCCATCCCTGTCTCACTGCTCATGGGAGAAGAGTTTCAGATTGATTGGTCCTAG